From the Syntrophorhabdaceae bacterium genome, the window TATTTATGACGGAAATTGAAACAATTGACATACCTAACCTGATCCCGCTCCTTCCTGTCCGGGATATGGTTATGTATCCGTCCGTTATCCTCCCGCTCTTTGTCGGGCGGGATATGTCGATAAATGCGGTAGAGAAGTCGCTGTCAAAGGACAGGCTGATCCTCGTCGCTGCTCAAAAGGATTTGACGGATGAAGACCCTCTCCCCGGCAGGATATACTCTGTAGGCGTCGTATCCCAGATCATGAGGATGCTGAGGCTGCCTGACGGCAGGGTAAAGGTGCTGATCCAGGGATTGAAAAAGGCACGCATACTGGAATATGCCCAGGAGACCCCGACCTTCCTGGTCAAAATAGAAACCATCAACGAACCNNNNNNNNNNNNNNNNNNNNNNNNNNNNNNNNNNNNNNNNNNNNNNNNNNNNNNNNNNNNNNNNNNNNNNNNNNNNNNNNNNNNNNNNNNNNNNNNNNNNTATGACCTTGACAAGGTGAAAGAAAGGATCCTTGAGTTTTTAAGTGTTATGAAGCTCAAAAAGGGAGAGATGAAAGGCCCTATCCTCTGCTTTGTCGGTCCTCCCGGTGTCGGCAAGACCTCGCTGGGGAAATCGATAGCCCGTGCCCTGGGGAGGAAGTTTTCACGGATCTCCCTCGGCGGCATGAAGGATGAGGCCGAGATCAGGGGACACAGGAGAACCTATGTCGGTTCCATGCCTGGCAGGATCATTCAGAGCATAAAGCAGGCCGGAACGAACAACCCGGTCTTCATGATGGACGAGATAGACAAGATAGGGAACGATTTCCGGGGCGATCCGGCAAGCGCGCTGCTGGAGGTCCTCGATCCCGAGCAGAATAATTCATTCAGCGATCACTATCTGAACGTTCCCTTTGATCTCTCAAGGGTTATGTTCATTACAACGGCAAACCGGGTAGATACGATCCCCGCAGCATTAAAAGACAGGATGGAGACGATCTATATATCGGGTTACACCGACCGGGAGAAGCTCAAGATAGTGAAGCAATACCTTATCCCCAAGCAGTTAAAAGAAAATGGTCTCAATGGGAGGATGCTGGGATTTGCAGACCACGCCCTCTTAAAAATAATACAGGAATATACACGGGAAGCGGGATTAAGGAACCTCGAAAGAGAGATTGCTGCCATAGGAAGAAAGATCGCGCGGAAGATCGCGGGAGGGGATAAAGAAAAGGCGACGATTACGGTGAGGAACCTCCAGTCATACCTTGGACCTTCCAAGTTCCTGCCGGAAACGATGCATGAAGAAGATGTCATAGGGGTGGCGAGTGGCCTTGCATGGACAGAATTCGGCGGCGATGTACTCTATGTCGAGGCTTCGTGCAGAAAGGGCAAAAAGGAACTTACCCTCACAGGCAGCATGGGTGATGTGATGAAGGAGTCTGTCCAGGCGGCGCTGACATATATAAAATCGAAGGCAGATACCCTGGATATTGCAAAAGATACCTTCGACGACCTTGAGATGCACGTCCATGTCCCCCAGGGCGCTATCCCGAAGGATGGTCCTTCAGCAGGGATCACCATGGGCGTGGCCATGATAAGCGCTATTACAAAAAGGCCTGTTGACCGCAAGATTGCCATGACAGGGGAAATAACCCTGACGGGCCGGGTGCTCCCTATCGGCGGCCTCAAGGAAAAGACCCTTGCAGCCTTGAGGAACCAGATGGATGAGATTATTATCCCCGGGGAAAACACCCACGAACTCGCCGAGATCCCGGGATATGTGAAGAAAAGGATGAAATTCCACTCAGTGAGGAACATGGACGAGGTAATAGCAATAATTTTCGGCAAGAAACCGAATAAACGCCGCAAGGGGTAAGGGGAGAAGGGCAGCTCATAGCTGACAGCTCATAGTAAGAACTTAGTAGGCAGTAAGCAGTAGGAGTGGGCAGTGAATACAAAAATCAGGTTGAGGTTGAGGAGAACCAGAGTTTGCTTG encodes:
- the lon gene encoding endopeptidase La; protein product: YDLDKVKERILEFLSVMKLKKGEMKGPILCFVGPPGVGKTSLGKSIARALGRKFSRISLGGMKDEAEIRGHRRTYVGSMPGRIIQSIKQAGTNNPVFMMDEIDKIGNDFRGDPASALLEVLDPEQNNSFSDHYLNVPFDLSRVMFITTANRVDTIPAALKDRMETIYISGYTDREKLKIVKQYLIPKQLKENGLNGRMLGFADHALLKIIQEYTREAGLRNLEREIAAIGRKIARKIAGGDKEKATITVRNLQSYLGPSKFLPETMHEEDVIGVASGLAWTEFGGDVLYVEASCRKGKKELTLTGSMGDVMKESVQAALTYIKSKADTLDIAKDTFDDLEMHVHVPQGAIPKDGPSAGITMGVAMISAITKRPVDRKIAMTGEITLTGRVLPIGGLKEKTLAALRNQMDEIIIPGENTHELAEIPGYVKKRMKFHSVRNMDEVIAIIFGKKPNKRRKG
- a CDS encoding LON peptidase substrate-binding domain-containing protein, giving the protein MTEIETIDIPNLIPLLPVRDMVMYPSVILPLFVGRDMSINAVEKSLSKDRLILVAAQKDLTDEDPLPGRIYSVGVVSQIMRMLRLPDGRVKVLIQGLKKARILEYAQETPTFLVKIETINEP